Proteins encoded in a region of the Armatimonadota bacterium genome:
- a CDS encoding UPF0173 metal-dependent hydrolase yields MAKIHPGLQITWLGHSGFFIRTPGGTHIAIDPWLSNPLCPDSAKKLSRLDVLLLTHGHGDHIGDAISLAKQFHPQVIAIYELASYLSAQGVQNATGMNKGGTVKVAGLEVTMVHAVHSSAHVGEGGQILYLGDPAGFVVKCEDDFTFYHAGDTAVFSDMQLIGQIYHPELAMLPIGGLFTMDPREAAVAVRLLGVKKVIPMHYRTFPPLTGTPEELRNLTRDIDGLEIIELQPGVTVE; encoded by the coding sequence ATGGCAAAGATCCACCCGGGCTTGCAGATTACATGGTTAGGACACTCCGGCTTCTTTATCCGCACACCTGGCGGCACGCACATTGCGATAGACCCTTGGCTGAGTAATCCGCTGTGCCCGGACTCGGCGAAAAAGTTATCCAGGCTGGACGTGTTGTTGCTGACCCACGGGCACGGTGACCACATCGGCGATGCCATCTCGCTGGCGAAGCAGTTCCATCCGCAGGTTATCGCCATCTACGAGCTCGCCAGCTATCTGAGTGCGCAGGGAGTGCAGAACGCCACCGGTATGAACAAGGGCGGCACAGTGAAGGTCGCAGGTCTGGAAGTGACGATGGTGCACGCGGTCCACTCCAGTGCGCATGTGGGCGAGGGTGGGCAGATTCTGTACCTGGGTGACCCGGCAGGCTTTGTGGTGAAATGTGAGGACGACTTCACCTTCTATCATGCAGGCGATACGGCGGTGTTCAGCGACATGCAGCTCATCGGGCAGATATATCATCCCGAACTGGCGATGCTGCCCATCGGTGGGCTGTTCACGATGGACCCGCGTGAGGCAGCGGTGGCGGTGCGTTTACTGGGTGTGAAGAAGGTTATCCCCATGCACTACCGCACCTTCCCGCCACTCACGGGCACGCCTGAAGAGCTACGCAACCTTACCCGCGATATCGATGGATTGGAAATTATCGAACTACAACCTGGTGTGACGGTAGAATAG